The following proteins are encoded in a genomic region of Bacillus sp. Marseille-Q1617:
- a CDS encoding ATP-dependent DNA helicase: MKRKLPFNLSKDQSFYEALSDWVGDVFYDILPEKGFDLRDEQVFMAFQLNQAYKQKQVMFAEAGVGTGKTLVYLLYALSYARYTGKPAIIACADETLIEQLVKKDGDIQKLEQALELEIDVRLAKSREQYLCIKKLEEKLPMNESFHEIWKGLPAFVHETNSMNRFTHYGDRKEYAYLPDDEWTEIGWDSLQDCMSCVYRHRCGQTLHREHYRNSADLIVCSHDFYMEHIWTKDSRKREGQLPLLPEASSVVFDEGHLLEFASQKAMTYRMRMETLEGLLERLSASDMRETTLYQIEDIMLANEKWFELLEKEARSESGTIRQYINRSSAVLEQGRLLTDSIENLLNELVFESEMYVMDDYLLKVVEEYLEQIQYSLKLFLEDKKGIYWLEASKDEHTFVVMPRLVEEILRTKVFSQNIPFIFSSATLSYNRDFSYVAQSLGIEKFEKFSVESPYDYDEMMKVFVPENFSGYEAKFQYAWEQLKQNKGKSLLLFSSKEEMNEFRKFKQNNSDQEWKVIFEGDKEISHTVEEFQNDHSSVLCSYHLWEGLDIPGESLTQVVIVSLPFPPKDPVFDAKRKHAEDSIKEVDIPYMLLRMRQGIGRLIRTNEDHGQVHILLNEQESAYSEHLKSILPVQVDTMKV, translated from the coding sequence ATGAAAAGGAAATTACCCTTCAATTTATCAAAAGATCAATCTTTTTACGAAGCTCTTTCAGATTGGGTAGGGGATGTATTTTACGATATCTTACCCGAAAAGGGGTTCGATCTTCGGGATGAGCAAGTATTTATGGCATTTCAATTAAATCAGGCGTACAAACAAAAACAAGTGATGTTCGCCGAAGCCGGCGTCGGAACAGGTAAGACGCTGGTTTATCTATTGTATGCATTGTCCTATGCCCGATATACAGGAAAGCCTGCCATCATCGCATGTGCAGATGAAACACTGATTGAGCAGCTTGTCAAAAAAGACGGTGATATTCAAAAGCTTGAGCAGGCACTTGAATTGGAAATAGATGTAAGGTTAGCCAAGTCAAGAGAACAATATCTTTGTATTAAAAAGCTGGAGGAAAAGCTGCCGATGAACGAAAGCTTCCATGAAATCTGGAAAGGGCTCCCTGCTTTCGTTCATGAAACCAATTCAATGAACAGATTCACCCATTACGGTGATCGTAAGGAGTATGCTTATTTGCCGGATGATGAGTGGACTGAAATCGGCTGGGACTCGCTGCAGGATTGCATGTCCTGCGTTTACCGTCACCGCTGCGGTCAGACTCTCCACCGGGAACATTATCGGAACTCTGCTGACCTGATCGTATGCTCCCATGACTTTTACATGGAACATATTTGGACGAAGGACTCCCGTAAAAGGGAAGGACAGCTGCCGCTTTTACCGGAAGCGAGTTCGGTCGTCTTTGATGAAGGGCATTTATTGGAGTTTGCCTCCCAGAAGGCGATGACTTACCGCATGAGAATGGAAACATTGGAAGGACTTCTCGAAAGATTATCGGCCTCTGACATGAGGGAAACGACACTTTATCAGATAGAAGATATTATGCTCGCGAATGAAAAGTGGTTTGAGTTATTAGAGAAAGAAGCGAGGTCTGAAAGCGGGACGATTCGTCAGTACATCAATCGTTCTTCCGCGGTATTGGAACAGGGAAGGTTACTGACAGACAGCATTGAAAACCTTTTGAATGAACTTGTGTTCGAATCAGAAATGTATGTAATGGATGACTATTTATTGAAGGTAGTGGAGGAATACTTAGAGCAGATTCAGTATTCGTTAAAACTATTCCTCGAAGATAAAAAAGGGATATACTGGCTCGAGGCATCCAAGGACGAGCATACTTTCGTCGTCATGCCGAGACTGGTGGAAGAAATCCTTCGAACAAAAGTATTTTCCCAAAATATTCCGTTCATCTTTTCATCTGCTACGTTATCCTATAACCGGGATTTTTCATACGTAGCACAATCACTTGGAATTGAGAAGTTCGAGAAATTCTCAGTGGAGTCCCCATACGATTACGACGAAATGATGAAAGTGTTTGTACCTGAGAACTTTTCAGGGTATGAGGCGAAATTCCAATATGCTTGGGAACAATTGAAGCAAAATAAAGGGAAGTCTCTATTATTATTTTCTTCAAAAGAAGAAATGAATGAGTTCAGGAAATTCAAACAGAACAATTCCGATCAAGAATGGAAAGTCATTTTTGAAGGGGATAAAGAAATCAGTCATACAGTTGAGGAATTTCAGAATGATCATTCGTCAGTATTATGCTCTTATCATTTATGGGAAGGGCTTGATATTCCTGGGGAATCCCTTACTCAGGTAGTGATCGTATCACTTCCTTTCCCTCCAAAGGACCCTGTATTTGATGCAAAACGAAAGCATGCGGAGGATTCAATCAAGGAAGTTGATATCCCTTATATGCTGCTTCGTATGAGACAGGGCATCGGACGGTTGATCCGAACAAATGAAGATCATGGCCAGGTACACATATTATTAAATGAACAAGAATCTGCATACAGTGAACATTTAAAATCAATTCTTCCTGTCCAAGTGGATACAATGAAGGTCTGA
- a CDS encoding carboxypeptidase M32: protein MREELVEMRDSFVDYAKKMTAYNEALGLMFWDLRTGAPKNGVEQRSEVIGMLSSELFAMSTSNEMAAYLAKLSPEKDELDERTQKLLEECQKEYDRNKKIPASEYREYVVLQSKAESVWEEAKSKSDFEMFQPYLEKLVSYTKRFIDYWGYDNNKYDTLLDMYEPGVTVEVLDRVFGELRDKIVPLVHKISESENKPHTDFLFEHFPKDKQKEFSMKILGQMGYDFNSGRLDETVHPFAIGLNPGDVRVTTKYDESDWRTAVFGTIHEGGHALYEQNISQDLTGTPLCSGTSMGIHESQSLFYENFVGRNYSFWKQNYDLLKQYADGQFDSVDIDEFYKAINESKPSLIRIEADELTYALHIIIRYEIEKGLFNNEIEVKDLPRIWNQKYEEYLGTKPSHDGEGVLQDVHWAGGSFGYFPSYALGYMYAAQFRKAMQKDIPDFEDLLEKGDLTLIKEWLTDHVHKWGKMKKPLEILKEVTGEGLNASHLADYLIDKYSKVYSL from the coding sequence ATGAGAGAAGAATTAGTAGAAATGAGAGACAGTTTTGTAGACTATGCTAAAAAAATGACTGCGTATAATGAAGCGCTTGGATTGATGTTTTGGGATTTAAGGACAGGTGCTCCGAAAAATGGAGTGGAACAGCGCTCAGAAGTTATCGGAATGCTTTCATCCGAGTTATTCGCCATGTCCACTTCCAATGAAATGGCAGCTTACCTTGCCAAACTTTCACCTGAGAAAGATGAGCTTGATGAACGGACACAAAAATTGCTTGAAGAATGTCAAAAGGAATATGACCGTAACAAAAAGATACCGGCTTCTGAATACAGGGAATACGTTGTGCTGCAATCAAAAGCAGAAAGTGTCTGGGAAGAAGCAAAGTCCAAAAGTGATTTTGAAATGTTTCAGCCTTATTTGGAAAAACTCGTCTCCTATACGAAGCGATTCATTGATTATTGGGGATATGATAACAATAAATATGATACGCTTCTTGATATGTATGAACCGGGTGTCACGGTTGAAGTTCTGGACAGGGTATTCGGCGAATTGAGAGACAAAATCGTACCGTTAGTACATAAGATTTCAGAATCTGAAAATAAACCTCATACTGATTTTCTTTTCGAACATTTCCCTAAGGATAAACAAAAGGAATTCAGTATGAAGATACTGGGGCAGATGGGATATGATTTCAACTCGGGAAGGCTGGATGAAACCGTTCATCCATTTGCGATCGGATTAAACCCGGGGGATGTAAGGGTAACAACCAAGTACGATGAAAGTGATTGGAGAACGGCTGTGTTCGGGACGATTCATGAAGGGGGACACGCCCTATATGAACAGAACATCTCGCAAGACTTGACCGGCACTCCTTTATGCTCAGGAACGTCAATGGGGATACACGAATCCCAGTCATTATTTTATGAAAACTTTGTAGGAAGAAATTATTCTTTTTGGAAACAAAATTATGATCTGCTTAAACAATACGCTGACGGGCAGTTCGATTCAGTGGATATTGATGAATTCTATAAAGCCATCAATGAGTCAAAACCGTCATTGATCAGGATCGAAGCAGATGAATTAACCTATGCTTTGCATATCATCATTCGCTATGAGATTGAAAAAGGTTTATTCAACAATGAAATAGAGGTGAAAGATCTCCCTCGAATCTGGAATCAAAAATATGAAGAATATCTTGGGACCAAACCATCCCATGACGGTGAAGGCGTCCTTCAAGATGTTCATTGGGCAGGCGGAAGCTTTGGGTACTTCCCTTCTTATGCACTCGGATATATGTATGCTGCCCAGTTTAGAAAAGCAATGCAAAAAGACATTCCGGATTTTGAAGATTTACTGGAAAAAGGCGATCTTACCCTTATTAAAGAATGGTTGACTGACCATGTGCATAAATGGGGCAAGATGAAGAAGCCGCTTGAGATCTTGAAAGAGGTGACCGGGGAAGGGTTGAACGCTTCCCATCTGGCAGATTATTTAATCGACAAATATTCGAAAGTATATTCACTTTAA
- a CDS encoding b(o/a)3-type cytochrome-c oxidase subunit 1 → MSERFIKIDRKDGKLAMAHIYVGFIALALGGLAGLLQVMVRSGSFTLPAGIGYYQVLTVHGVLLGLVLTTFFILGFQHAAISRTSGTYSPTSRLFGWLGFWVMLLGTVMAAVMILLNEATVLYTFYAPLKAHWIFYLGLTFVVVGSWLGGAGMIMKYVQWRKQHPGESSPLLTFMAIINMVLWIVATLGVAGTVLFQLLPWSLGLVERVDVLISRTLFWYFGHPLVYFWLLPAYMAWYVIIPKIIGGKIFSDSLARLSFVLFLLFSIPVGFHHQLVEPGIDAFWKFLQVVLTFMVVIPSLMTAFSLFATFEMYGRSKGGSGLFGWFKKLPWGDARFTVPFIGMVAFIPAGAGGLINASNQMNQVVHNTIWVTGHFHLTLATSVVLTFFGISYWLVPHLTGRVLTKAMNKMAIVQAIVWSVGMGIMSGAMHAVGLLGAPRRSSFSTYGDAPQALDWIPYQVAQAIGGTILFIGIILVLYIFINLAFFAPKGEEEFPIGEVAEGAEKTPMVLENWKIWLTVLAALILVAYTVPFMDMFQNGPPPSKGFRVW, encoded by the coding sequence ATGTCTGAACGTTTTATCAAAATCGACCGAAAAGATGGAAAGTTGGCAATGGCTCATATTTATGTAGGGTTCATCGCCTTGGCGCTTGGAGGACTGGCAGGATTACTTCAAGTAATGGTTCGTTCAGGAAGTTTTACTTTACCTGCAGGAATCGGCTATTATCAAGTACTTACCGTTCATGGGGTATTACTTGGACTTGTATTGACTACATTCTTTATTTTAGGCTTTCAACATGCAGCCATTTCCAGAACATCAGGGACTTATTCACCTACTTCAAGGTTATTCGGCTGGCTCGGCTTCTGGGTAATGCTGCTTGGGACTGTGATGGCAGCAGTCATGATACTGCTGAACGAAGCGACTGTACTCTATACATTTTATGCACCGCTTAAGGCGCATTGGATCTTCTATCTCGGATTGACCTTCGTAGTGGTCGGCAGCTGGTTAGGCGGAGCAGGTATGATCATGAAATATGTACAATGGCGAAAGCAGCATCCCGGTGAGTCCAGTCCGCTCCTTACATTCATGGCCATAATCAATATGGTATTGTGGATCGTTGCTACTTTAGGAGTCGCAGGCACGGTTTTATTCCAGCTTCTCCCATGGTCACTCGGTCTGGTTGAAAGAGTTGACGTCCTTATCAGCAGGACTTTATTCTGGTATTTCGGCCACCCGCTTGTTTACTTCTGGTTATTGCCGGCCTATATGGCATGGTATGTCATCATCCCTAAGATCATCGGAGGAAAGATTTTCTCTGATTCACTTGCAAGATTATCATTTGTATTGTTCCTATTATTCTCGATCCCTGTCGGCTTTCACCACCAGCTGGTAGAACCGGGTATCGATGCTTTTTGGAAGTTTTTACAAGTAGTTCTTACATTTATGGTTGTTATACCTTCCTTGATGACTGCTTTCTCTTTGTTTGCAACCTTTGAGATGTATGGTCGTTCAAAAGGTGGTTCCGGACTATTTGGATGGTTCAAGAAGCTTCCTTGGGGCGACGCCAGATTTACAGTGCCTTTTATAGGAATGGTGGCTTTTATTCCTGCAGGGGCTGGTGGTCTGATCAATGCTTCCAATCAAATGAACCAGGTCGTCCACAATACCATTTGGGTTACCGGCCATTTCCACTTAACACTGGCAACTTCAGTGGTGTTGACATTCTTTGGAATTTCTTATTGGCTTGTCCCTCACTTGACAGGCCGCGTCTTGACAAAAGCAATGAATAAAATGGCCATCGTGCAGGCCATCGTATGGTCAGTGGGAATGGGTATCATGTCCGGTGCTATGCATGCAGTCGGTTTATTAGGCGCTCCAAGACGTTCTTCCTTCTCTACTTATGGAGATGCACCACAGGCGCTTGATTGGATTCCTTATCAGGTTGCACAGGCAATCGGTGGTACGATACTCTTTATCGGGATCATTCTCGTCTTATACATCTTCATTAACCTGGCATTCTTTGCACCGAAAGGAGAAGAGGAATTCCCGATTGGTGAAGTAGCAGAGGGCGCGGAAAAAACACCGATGGTTCTTGAGAATTGGAAAATTTGGCTCACAGTCCTCGCCGCTCTCATCCTTGTAGCTTATACAGTACCATTCATGGATATGTTCCAGAATGGCCCTCCGCCTTCAAAAGGGTTCAGGGTATGGTAG
- a CDS encoding cytochrome c oxidase subunit II — protein MHMHRYEKWWLTLGTGSLIIFLIILGISAFHQGHQPPSAKAYINPEQVDKIAPFDQPGLKKVEGKEWDYELVLVASTFLYNPGEVEVPKGSTLKIIATTKDVIHGFEVAGTNINMMLEPGYISEYTTTLDKTGEFLVVCNEYCGVGHHTMKSMIKVVD, from the coding sequence ATGCACATGCATCGTTATGAAAAATGGTGGTTGACTCTCGGAACCGGCTCTCTTATTATCTTTTTAATTATTTTAGGGATCAGTGCTTTTCATCAAGGTCATCAGCCTCCGAGTGCGAAGGCTTACATTAACCCCGAACAGGTAGATAAGATTGCACCTTTCGATCAGCCCGGACTCAAAAAAGTGGAAGGCAAGGAATGGGATTACGAACTCGTGCTTGTGGCTTCCACCTTCTTATATAATCCAGGCGAAGTCGAAGTGCCTAAAGGATCCACGTTGAAAATTATCGCTACAACCAAAGACGTAATTCATGGATTTGAAGTAGCAGGCACGAATATAAATATGATGCTGGAACCAGGCTACATCAGTGAATATACAACAACATTGGATAAGACCGGCGAATTTTTAGTGGTATGCAATGAATACTGCGGTGTCGGTCATCATACGATGAAATCCATGATTAAGGTGGTGGACTGA
- a CDS encoding cytochrome c oxidase subunit 2A: MANPELNKKTQTKVEDSSSLKGTFTSVLLLGGFLVISWVGVFLLFINRF; this comes from the coding sequence ATGGCAAATCCTGAATTGAACAAAAAAACTCAAACCAAGGTGGAAGATTCGTCTTCCCTGAAAGGGACTTTCACTTCCGTATTACTGCTTGGAGGGTTCCTGGTCATTTCGTGGGTTGGGGTATTTTTACTATTCATTAATCGTTTTTAA
- a CDS encoding SDR family NAD(P)-dependent oxidoreductase yields MYLPSFSLKDKTAVITGAGRGIGRALSIGLAEAGADVVLLSRTRADLEETAASIHELGRRAYILPTDVTSREEIQRAVQYIIEQGLTIDILINNAGMNIRSNAFEVTDEEWKKIMDTNLKSAFMMSQEIGNHMKEHGNGKIINIASVAGHVALRTGVVYAATKAAMIQMTKVLAFEWGKYNINVNSIGPWYFKTPLTTELLGNQEYVDDILSVTPLKRIGELEELVGPAVFLSSEAGSYVTGQTLFVDGGMTIQGF; encoded by the coding sequence ATGTATTTACCTTCTTTTTCTCTAAAAGATAAAACGGCTGTCATCACCGGGGCGGGCCGCGGTATAGGACGGGCTTTAAGTATTGGACTGGCAGAAGCAGGGGCGGACGTCGTCTTATTATCCCGTACGAGAGCGGACTTGGAAGAAACGGCCGCCAGCATACATGAATTGGGGAGGCGTGCTTATATCCTGCCCACCGATGTAACATCCAGAGAGGAAATTCAACGGGCTGTACAATACATAATCGAACAAGGTTTGACAATCGATATATTAATAAATAACGCAGGAATGAACATTAGATCGAATGCATTTGAAGTGACAGATGAAGAATGGAAGAAAATCATGGACACCAATTTGAAATCAGCGTTCATGATGAGTCAGGAAATCGGAAATCACATGAAAGAGCACGGGAATGGGAAAATCATCAATATCGCTTCTGTTGCCGGCCATGTGGCGTTAAGGACAGGGGTTGTTTATGCAGCGACAAAAGCCGCGATGATCCAGATGACAAAGGTTTTAGCTTTTGAATGGGGAAAGTACAATATAAATGTCAACAGCATAGGGCCCTGGTATTTTAAAACCCCTCTGACTACAGAGCTCCTGGGGAATCAGGAGTATGTAGACGACATATTATCAGTCACTCCATTAAAAAGAATAGGGGAACTGGAGGAGTTGGTAGGTCCGGCAGTGTTCTTATCATCGGAAGCGGGCAGCTATGTAACCGGCCAGACGTTGTTTGTCGATGGGGGCATGACGATTCAAGGCTTTTGA
- a CDS encoding type III polyketide synthase, producing the protein MPKILAVETEIPPYKITQSDAAEFARNLFSESFKDIDRLLPIFENGEIESRYFVNDLEWFSTSHSFQEKNDLFIHHAVEMGSRAIEQCLKNNHVKFEEIEAIFTICTTGLSTPSIEARIMNVLPFPSHVKRIPIWGLGCAGGAAGLSRAYEYCLAFPQSNVLILSIELCSLTFQHGDRSKSNLVGTSLFADGVACTLVCGDDSQTIKDISSPIPSIFATQSTTLRDSLDVMGWNIKNEGLYVVFSKDIPTLVKNWLRPNVEEFIHSKGIRMEDINHFVAHPGGKKVIEAYQEALGFDDNMTEHSMKVLREFGNMSSVTIFYVLKKFLNEQCQKGDIGLGTALGPGFSSELVLMRWE; encoded by the coding sequence ATGCCTAAAATACTAGCTGTGGAAACAGAAATTCCGCCGTATAAAATCACACAATCTGATGCAGCAGAATTTGCACGGAATCTGTTTTCGGAAAGTTTTAAGGATATAGATCGTCTGCTTCCCATATTTGAAAATGGAGAAATAGAGAGCAGATATTTTGTGAATGATCTTGAGTGGTTTTCTACTTCACATTCTTTTCAGGAAAAAAACGATCTGTTCATCCATCATGCTGTAGAAATGGGAAGCAGGGCGATCGAACAATGTTTGAAGAACAATCATGTTAAGTTTGAAGAGATTGAAGCGATATTTACTATTTGCACTACAGGCCTCTCGACACCGAGCATTGAAGCGAGGATCATGAATGTCCTGCCGTTCCCTTCCCATGTCAAGCGGATCCCAATATGGGGTCTGGGATGTGCCGGAGGGGCTGCAGGGTTATCCCGTGCGTATGAATACTGCCTGGCGTTTCCACAATCAAATGTATTAATCCTCTCAATCGAGTTATGTTCATTGACATTTCAGCACGGTGACCGTTCCAAGAGTAATTTAGTCGGGACTTCATTATTTGCTGACGGGGTGGCATGTACCCTTGTATGTGGGGATGACAGCCAAACGATCAAAGATATAAGCAGCCCGATTCCCTCGATATTTGCTACACAATCCACGACTTTAAGGGACTCTCTGGATGTGATGGGCTGGAATATTAAAAATGAAGGTCTTTATGTTGTTTTCTCCAAAGACATCCCCACCCTTGTGAAAAATTGGCTTAGGCCCAATGTGGAAGAATTTATCCATTCAAAGGGAATAAGAATGGAAGATATTAACCATTTCGTGGCACATCCAGGTGGTAAGAAAGTGATTGAGGCGTATCAGGAGGCCTTGGGATTCGACGACAACATGACAGAACACTCAATGAAGGTGCTGAGGGAATTCGGCAATATGTCCTCGGTGACTATTTTTTACGTGCTTAAGAAATTCCTGAATGAGCAGTGCCAAAAAGGTGATATTGGCCTTGGAACGGCTTTAGGACCGGGGTTCAGCTCTGAATTAGTATTGATGAGGTGGGAATGA
- a CDS encoding isoprenylcysteine carboxyl methyltransferase family protein: MTFFLLFFTILVIQRAVELVIARKNERWMKSRGAKEFGQGHYRTMVMIHFAFFVSLLIEGGVFHSGLHPLWKYLLAGFILTQAGRIWVISSLGKYWNTKIIVLPNTEVVSTGPYKLFRHPNYLIVTLELAVIPLLFNAYWTLIIFALLNQLILFTRIPVEEQALRSETDYERETPGWIGTLKKEK, translated from the coding sequence ATGACATTCTTTCTTCTTTTCTTTACCATACTGGTCATTCAGCGCGCAGTCGAATTGGTGATTGCACGGAAAAATGAAAGGTGGATGAAAAGCAGGGGAGCCAAGGAGTTTGGTCAAGGTCATTATCGTACGATGGTAATGATTCACTTTGCTTTTTTTGTTTCGTTATTAATAGAAGGAGGGGTTTTTCATTCGGGCCTTCATCCTCTGTGGAAGTACCTGCTTGCTGGATTTATTCTCACTCAAGCCGGGAGGATATGGGTCATATCCTCCCTCGGCAAGTACTGGAATACTAAGATTATCGTCCTGCCAAATACCGAAGTAGTGTCGACAGGGCCCTATAAACTCTTCAGGCACCCTAATTATCTCATCGTTACTTTGGAGTTAGCCGTTATCCCACTACTATTTAATGCCTATTGGACGCTGATCATTTTTGCGCTGCTCAACCAATTGATTCTATTCACCAGAATACCGGTGGAAGAACAGGCACTGAGGAGTGAAACGGATTATGAACGTGAGACGCCGGGCTGGATCGGAACACTAAAGAAAGAAAAATGA